One region of Mycolicibacterium lutetiense genomic DNA includes:
- a CDS encoding chymotrypsin family serine protease, which translates to MATVAPAGADPLPGGPWVAIAGVHGASQPVEVTAADYPQPGITIASQVDETEAQNCTVSWPIVATTDDPGYLTAGHCMAAKSAPLWMYTAMNKSAREQLPPLQSYDRGYDRDGVYHDAAVFFLSASQQQGPYGVEIAPGVRLRGVLGVDAVRSLPAGTPMCMNGARSGLTCGPLVRATSIQVRWGGSAVHGDSGAPVFVVDERGEAMAVGMLAYGPTDTDNYVTYLAPVLKRMGLRLVVDNDAKGTDR; encoded by the coding sequence ATGGCGACCGTCGCGCCCGCCGGAGCTGACCCTTTGCCCGGCGGGCCTTGGGTGGCGATCGCCGGGGTGCACGGCGCATCGCAGCCCGTCGAGGTGACTGCGGCTGACTATCCGCAGCCGGGAATTACCATCGCCTCCCAGGTGGATGAGACCGAGGCGCAGAACTGCACCGTGTCATGGCCGATCGTGGCGACCACCGACGATCCGGGCTACCTGACAGCGGGCCACTGTATGGCCGCTAAATCTGCCCCGCTGTGGATGTATACCGCCATGAACAAGTCAGCGCGAGAACAACTTCCACCGTTGCAGAGCTACGATCGCGGATACGACCGGGACGGGGTCTACCACGACGCCGCGGTGTTTTTCTTGTCGGCCAGCCAGCAGCAGGGGCCCTACGGTGTCGAAATCGCCCCCGGAGTCAGACTGCGCGGGGTCCTCGGCGTGGACGCGGTGCGGTCACTGCCGGCAGGGACTCCGATGTGCATGAATGGCGCCCGTTCCGGTCTCACCTGCGGTCCCTTGGTGAGAGCCACGTCTATACAGGTGCGTTGGGGTGGCTCGGCGGTCCATGGCGACTCCGGTGCCCCTGTGTTCGTCGTCGACGAGAGGGGAGAGGCGATGGCCGTGGGGATGCTCGCCTACGGCCCGACCGACACCGACAACTACGTCACCTACCTGGCTCCCGTGCTCAAGCGAATGGGGCTGCGCCTGGTCGTCGACAATGACGCAAAAGGAACTGACCGATGA
- a CDS encoding DUF488 domain-containing protein, whose product MSTTGSAEGTLVSIGYEGKTASDLVAQLLEQDVRVLVDVRLTPLSRKPGLSKTKLSKALAAVGIGYIHHRALGNPKDNRAGFRAGEPESRARYREVLESAAASDALAHVCELLEDGAVALLCFEHNHAECHRDIVVRQLLKACPDAAVVHV is encoded by the coding sequence ATGAGCACAACTGGCTCCGCCGAAGGCACGTTGGTCAGCATCGGCTACGAGGGCAAGACCGCCAGTGACCTTGTAGCCCAGCTGCTTGAACAGGACGTGCGCGTCCTCGTCGACGTTCGCCTCACCCCGCTCAGCCGCAAGCCTGGGCTGTCGAAAACGAAGCTGTCCAAAGCGCTCGCTGCCGTCGGCATCGGCTACATCCACCACCGCGCGCTCGGCAACCCCAAGGACAACAGGGCAGGGTTCCGTGCCGGCGAACCTGAGTCCCGCGCGCGGTACCGAGAGGTGCTCGAGAGCGCCGCGGCGTCCGATGCTCTGGCCCACGTCTGCGAGCTACTCGAGGATGGAGCGGTGGCGCTGCTGTGCTTTGAACACAATCACGCCGAGTGCCACCGCGACATCGTGGTGCGCCAGCTCCTGAAGGCCTGCCCGGATGCAGCCGTCGTGCACGTCTAG
- a CDS encoding ester cyclase — translation MRSTEIVAAFWDDVWNARDADAVDRFAADDIVIEASGQKISGLDNVKNWVQQFLDQVNDLHIKPVESFQNEDGTRVTSRWVLTGTNKGMLGTEPNGKPIVLTGTAVWSVADGKLQHGWVEQASFELYHSLLTK, via the coding sequence ATGCGATCAACAGAAATCGTCGCCGCGTTCTGGGATGACGTCTGGAACGCCCGCGACGCCGATGCCGTCGACCGGTTCGCCGCCGACGACATCGTTATCGAAGCCAGTGGTCAGAAAATCTCTGGGCTGGACAACGTAAAAAACTGGGTGCAGCAATTCCTCGATCAGGTCAACGACTTGCACATCAAACCTGTCGAATCCTTTCAGAACGAGGATGGCACCCGCGTCACCTCTCGGTGGGTACTGACGGGGACCAACAAAGGCATGCTCGGCACCGAACCCAACGGTAAACCGATCGTCCTGACCGGCACAGCCGTCTGGTCCGTGGCCGACGGCAAGCTACAACACGGTTGGGTCGAACAGGCCTCATTCGAGCTCTACCACTCGCTGCTCACGAAGTAG
- a CDS encoding metallophosphoesterase family protein has protein sequence MTTVLHEPGPSTVMLAGDWHGNTGWATSLILSAGVRGIPVLLQLGDFGFWVPGRRTDDYLDEIDMACARHGVTVLWVDGNHECFDALYDLPADPDTGLRQIRSHIFHLPRGLRWRWHGKTWMALGGAHSVDRPMRKPGVSWWPEERLTAADVSHAISGGPVDVIVAHDAPDGYEIPGLPGGFPPAELYQADLHRQLVGEVVDATTPTVLYHGHYHIRYTAQRGPTRIIGLADDGGNFVKSAMILDLTV, from the coding sequence ATGACGACCGTTCTGCACGAGCCGGGGCCCAGCACGGTGATGCTGGCCGGCGACTGGCACGGCAACACTGGCTGGGCGACGTCGCTGATCCTGTCCGCAGGTGTCCGCGGCATCCCGGTGCTGCTGCAGCTTGGAGATTTTGGATTCTGGGTTCCGGGGCGTCGTACCGACGACTATCTCGACGAGATCGACATGGCCTGTGCACGTCACGGCGTCACAGTGCTGTGGGTCGACGGCAACCATGAATGCTTTGATGCGTTGTACGACCTGCCGGCTGACCCCGACACGGGACTGCGCCAGATCCGGTCGCACATCTTCCACCTGCCCCGCGGCCTGCGCTGGCGCTGGCACGGCAAGACGTGGATGGCCTTGGGTGGCGCGCACTCGGTGGACCGCCCCATGCGCAAGCCCGGCGTGAGTTGGTGGCCCGAGGAACGTCTCACCGCAGCTGATGTCTCCCACGCGATCAGCGGCGGCCCGGTCGACGTGATCGTCGCGCACGATGCACCGGACGGCTACGAGATCCCGGGTCTGCCCGGCGGTTTCCCGCCAGCCGAGCTGTACCAGGCCGACCTGCATCGGCAGCTTGTCGGCGAGGTTGTAGACGCCACCACGCCAACGGTGCTGTACCACGGCCACTACCACATCCGCTACACCGCGCAGCGCGGACCGACCCGGATCATCGGCCTAGCCGACGACGGCGGCAACTTCGTGAAGAGCGCCATGATCCTGGACCTGACCGTCTGA
- a CDS encoding FtsK/SpoIIIE domain-containing protein — MVESARLKNRARRYMAAHPGTKYQQALDAVTATETDIAPVTSTASINDIPDFFEALGISEISTHDFQATWAANDHTDEIEIPVALLRAGDELLPELSYLNFGEETRGGNGPHGVITGRTGSGKSRFLRTIVLALMSRYSPDRIGFLLADYKGGATFRGMDPGRCPHVLANVSNLADDPEMVDRLGLVIEGEIVRREEFITGEKGCKDIFEYREQQRQHPGELDWPPLPNLFVVIEEFNGPRPRQRGINELLTRVSRVGRSLGMHLVMCSQHADRSTFGELLEQLAFRYCMAVSSPHQSITMIGTDAAAKSSGGTLTGKIWRRFSCDEAPVEIRALDHSASVSGRNATMADALLDRLSREPAPDVRRLWTKPLREPVTLPELGLQRQKDGLGIQIGYLDDPLYHRTLPWTIDLGSNTPHWLISGDPGSGCTTTLQTIVLAACAQHTPQHVSFVLLDSRSGQLHAVAESANVIAYAHSGDAESVKAALDEIDRLMRLRHDAVTRPYSAGIDAYLAGKNTDTVPGDPYGHVIVAVDGLAGFAGFGAGGGSVIHRIAALGRGLGVHLVATDQTRAQEISPGLEANFSRHIQLPCEHYHRAHAPNILRARFDAEIPRDQPGRSIDPATGLQARVALPVAGSIEPDGLNVDRTSAVQELSRALSSGIEPVEKPTPERLAELADAARRSELQVIHGEIDNLIGRNAVKDQLRRTLASAQVSAERKRRGLGSIGAVERTFVITGHPGTGKSYTADLLTRALYTCGLTRSSKVVVAGWTQLTGANPGDTVDKVQAVLKEASGATLIIHDVQPWHAAEISDMLVDKLDDGGSGGDIALILTGYPSDVAHLFVTNRRLDSLLGARIDLARPTAAELWQHLQRFAHKAGRLPAAGSEATFYTEVAHLFEHTDEDHSPLDVLSNIRFASYIVEHAARASIARLTDTDLSKLTDAQLTELTAEDIVIAVRGIDARTRSVPKGYKGY; from the coding sequence ATGGTTGAATCCGCACGTCTCAAGAACCGGGCCCGCCGCTACATGGCCGCCCACCCCGGCACCAAGTACCAGCAGGCACTCGACGCGGTCACCGCCACCGAAACTGACATCGCGCCAGTCACCTCTACCGCGTCCATCAACGACATTCCGGACTTCTTCGAAGCCCTCGGGATTTCCGAGATCTCCACCCACGACTTCCAGGCGACATGGGCGGCCAATGATCACACTGATGAGATCGAAATCCCGGTTGCCCTCCTACGTGCAGGCGATGAACTCCTACCGGAGTTGAGCTATCTGAACTTCGGCGAGGAGACTCGCGGCGGCAACGGACCGCACGGGGTGATCACTGGACGAACGGGTAGCGGGAAGAGCCGTTTCCTGCGAACAATCGTCCTTGCACTGATGTCCAGATACAGCCCCGACAGGATCGGATTCCTCCTCGCGGACTACAAGGGCGGAGCGACATTCCGGGGCATGGACCCCGGCCGGTGCCCACATGTCCTGGCCAACGTTTCCAACCTAGCTGACGACCCCGAGATGGTGGATCGTCTCGGCTTGGTGATCGAGGGCGAAATTGTCCGCCGCGAGGAGTTCATCACCGGCGAAAAGGGATGCAAGGACATCTTCGAATACCGGGAGCAGCAACGACAGCACCCCGGTGAGCTTGACTGGCCTCCGCTGCCGAATTTGTTCGTGGTCATCGAAGAGTTCAATGGTCCCCGTCCGAGACAACGAGGAATCAACGAACTTCTCACTCGCGTCAGCCGCGTTGGCCGTTCACTTGGCATGCACCTGGTCATGTGCAGCCAGCACGCCGACCGGTCCACGTTTGGCGAGCTGTTGGAGCAGCTTGCATTCCGCTACTGCATGGCAGTGAGTTCACCACATCAATCGATCACCATGATCGGCACTGATGCCGCTGCAAAATCGTCCGGCGGCACGCTCACAGGGAAGATCTGGCGCAGGTTCAGCTGCGACGAAGCACCCGTCGAGATCAGGGCTTTGGACCACAGCGCTTCAGTTTCTGGACGCAATGCCACGATGGCTGACGCGCTGCTTGATCGGCTGTCGCGTGAACCAGCTCCGGATGTGCGCCGGTTGTGGACAAAACCACTGCGGGAGCCAGTAACACTGCCAGAACTTGGATTACAGCGCCAAAAGGATGGGCTCGGGATTCAGATCGGCTACCTTGACGACCCGCTGTATCACCGAACCCTCCCCTGGACAATAGATCTCGGCTCAAACACCCCGCACTGGCTCATCTCGGGGGACCCCGGATCCGGGTGCACCACAACGCTGCAGACCATTGTGCTGGCGGCCTGCGCGCAGCACACGCCCCAGCATGTATCGTTCGTTCTCCTCGATAGCCGCTCCGGTCAGTTGCACGCGGTCGCCGAGTCGGCGAACGTGATCGCCTATGCCCACAGTGGGGATGCTGAAAGCGTGAAAGCGGCTCTGGACGAGATCGATCGGTTGATGAGGCTGCGTCACGACGCTGTCACCCGACCTTACAGCGCAGGGATAGATGCCTATCTGGCGGGAAAGAACACCGACACGGTTCCCGGCGATCCCTACGGCCACGTGATCGTCGCCGTTGATGGGCTTGCAGGTTTCGCCGGATTCGGGGCCGGTGGAGGTTCGGTAATACACCGAATCGCCGCTCTCGGCCGCGGACTGGGTGTACATCTTGTGGCAACAGACCAGACCCGCGCACAGGAGATCTCCCCCGGGCTCGAGGCGAACTTCTCCAGACATATCCAGCTTCCATGCGAGCACTACCACCGCGCTCACGCCCCGAACATTCTCCGAGCGCGTTTCGACGCTGAGATCCCCCGGGACCAGCCCGGCCGCTCGATCGACCCCGCTACCGGACTGCAGGCGCGCGTTGCCCTCCCTGTCGCCGGCAGCATCGAACCGGACGGACTGAACGTTGACCGAACCTCGGCTGTTCAGGAACTGAGCAGAGCGCTGTCTTCAGGCATCGAGCCGGTCGAGAAGCCGACACCTGAACGTCTCGCGGAGCTCGCTGACGCCGCTCGCCGGTCCGAGTTGCAGGTGATTCACGGTGAGATCGACAACCTGATTGGACGAAACGCTGTTAAAGACCAGTTGCGCCGAACCCTCGCGTCGGCGCAGGTATCTGCAGAACGAAAGCGGCGCGGCCTGGGGAGCATCGGTGCCGTAGAGCGCACGTTCGTCATCACCGGTCATCCCGGAACCGGAAAGTCATACACCGCTGACCTGCTCACCCGCGCGTTGTACACGTGCGGACTCACTCGTAGTTCAAAAGTCGTTGTAGCCGGCTGGACGCAGCTCACGGGTGCGAACCCGGGCGATACAGTGGACAAGGTTCAGGCCGTACTTAAGGAAGCCAGCGGCGCAACTCTCATCATTCACGATGTCCAGCCGTGGCATGCGGCCGAGATTTCGGACATGCTCGTGGACAAGCTGGATGACGGTGGTAGTGGCGGCGACATCGCGCTGATCCTCACCGGCTATCCATCAGACGTGGCGCATCTCTTCGTAACGAATCGCAGGCTGGACTCTCTGCTTGGCGCGCGAATCGACCTCGCACGCCCCACGGCGGCCGAACTCTGGCAGCACCTGCAGCGGTTCGCCCACAAAGCTGGCCGCCTGCCAGCGGCCGGCTCGGAAGCGACGTTCTACACAGAGGTCGCGCACCTGTTCGAGCACACCGACGAAGACCACTCACCGCTCGATGTGCTTTCCAACATTCGGTTCGCGAGCTACATCGTCGAGCACGCAGCGCGTGCGTCCATTGCGCGCTTGACGGACACCGACCTTTCGAAGTTGACAGATGCGCAGCTGACAGAGCTGACCGCTGAAGACATCGTCATCGCGGTGCGAGGGATCGACGCACGCACCCGATCAGTCCCGAAGGGATACAAGGGGTACTGA
- a CDS encoding type 1 periplasmic-binding domain-containing protein, whose translation MAPLTDAQSRTDATLTQLIAKWNGIDSVAMRSGATGQSLLDQIEAIIRRRNGIDAAIDFRATANNQLNDGPYSSRSKTLNAQDVLRNADAKQPRIDGSTDATTQIPDSDAYGAKGSVLKASDSAADTAFNAAPAFAGSRWWLPSNEYLPGFTDEGGLTYGDEAALNARDDALQKVNLEHFHVDMEKSQAWSPSGAAIPTESGTGSHISTLGSAFTAADKKVTAALGVLDALRRAFERSGEQQITKQLERIAPVFDQLAAGLHTSADVPQQIWRAGTGANNAFQELRNSNHTIRRAIGDIVSNLQRDYGSTTGLDIKKRLTLHGEFTKLPDVAVPAGLGAPTEAAQKIQEYAGSITKPDTVPVENVSAAVANTAATPTAATNKSNVTGSTGSTGASTPKPGATPSGSEGSGTKAKGNNDLGPLLSALGQPASTAAQQASAVPQQAANAAQQTAAPLTEAAQKAAALPDDVLKALRGDTANSNAKADPAAVAAAETDRAAATSATPTPAGPAAPTHLGAPGTDARPHQLDANGKPADKDGNGKVDKDAVPLSKRTVKPFALEVSADGRNVQVKDVPDPRIGEMMLNMAEASGGSPMSVVDAAKASGMDIASLGDALDPSDVQVGDAVIGAVSSGIYLGNDLVLTATGLVEDLADVLGDDGFISAIPLPELPEEPVGPDGQLLPDNPAPVVPERNGVDGDSMPAITVNTSSAEAPQDPPNAPAPKSDQPASTAPLPPTDMSPAAATAMPPAPARVSDPAPPAPAAAPLSAISSNDQTTLPRQVPYEGHALG comes from the coding sequence ATGGCACCTCTAACCGACGCGCAGTCTCGCACCGACGCCACCCTCACCCAGCTGATCGCCAAGTGGAACGGCATCGACAGTGTGGCGATGCGGAGTGGGGCGACCGGCCAGTCCCTGCTCGATCAGATTGAAGCGATCATTCGTCGCCGCAACGGTATCGACGCTGCGATCGATTTCCGCGCGACGGCCAACAATCAATTGAATGACGGTCCCTACAGCTCCCGTTCCAAGACGCTCAATGCCCAGGACGTCCTGAGGAATGCCGACGCCAAACAGCCCAGGATCGATGGGAGCACCGATGCCACGACCCAGATCCCTGACAGCGACGCGTACGGAGCGAAAGGATCGGTGCTCAAGGCCAGCGATTCGGCGGCGGACACCGCGTTCAACGCCGCGCCCGCATTCGCCGGCAGTCGCTGGTGGCTGCCGTCTAACGAGTACCTCCCCGGATTTACTGACGAGGGCGGCCTGACCTACGGCGACGAGGCGGCGCTCAACGCACGAGACGACGCGCTGCAGAAGGTCAACCTGGAACACTTCCACGTCGACATGGAGAAGTCACAGGCGTGGAGCCCGTCCGGTGCTGCCATCCCGACCGAGAGCGGAACCGGCAGCCACATTTCCACGCTCGGGTCGGCATTCACCGCCGCGGACAAGAAAGTGACCGCGGCGTTGGGGGTTCTAGACGCATTACGCCGGGCGTTCGAGAGGAGCGGTGAGCAGCAGATCACCAAGCAACTGGAGCGCATCGCTCCGGTGTTCGACCAGCTTGCCGCCGGGCTGCACACGTCCGCTGATGTTCCGCAGCAGATCTGGCGTGCAGGAACTGGCGCCAATAACGCTTTCCAGGAGCTTCGCAACAGCAACCACACGATCCGGCGGGCCATCGGTGACATCGTGTCCAACCTGCAGCGGGACTACGGCAGCACCACTGGTCTCGACATCAAGAAACGGCTCACGCTGCATGGGGAATTCACCAAGCTGCCGGATGTGGCCGTACCTGCCGGCTTGGGAGCTCCGACCGAAGCCGCACAGAAGATCCAGGAGTACGCAGGGTCGATTACAAAGCCCGACACAGTGCCGGTGGAGAACGTATCGGCCGCGGTCGCGAACACTGCCGCTACTCCCACAGCGGCGACCAACAAGTCGAACGTGACCGGGAGCACCGGCAGCACCGGAGCCTCGACCCCCAAGCCGGGAGCAACACCATCGGGCTCGGAAGGTTCGGGGACCAAGGCCAAAGGCAACAACGACCTCGGACCTTTACTTTCGGCACTGGGACAACCGGCGTCCACCGCCGCGCAGCAGGCGTCCGCAGTTCCGCAGCAAGCCGCCAACGCCGCACAGCAGACCGCGGCTCCGCTCACCGAGGCCGCCCAGAAAGCCGCCGCACTCCCCGACGACGTCCTCAAAGCGTTGCGTGGCGATACCGCGAATAGCAACGCCAAAGCCGATCCGGCGGCGGTTGCCGCAGCCGAAACTGACCGGGCCGCTGCCACGTCGGCGACCCCCACACCAGCGGGCCCCGCAGCTCCGACACACCTCGGTGCACCCGGTACCGATGCCCGCCCGCACCAGCTGGACGCCAACGGCAAGCCAGCCGACAAGGACGGAAACGGCAAAGTCGACAAGGATGCAGTCCCGCTGTCGAAGCGGACCGTCAAACCGTTCGCCTTGGAAGTCTCTGCCGACGGGCGCAACGTACAGGTCAAGGATGTTCCTGACCCGCGGATTGGCGAGATGATGTTGAACATGGCCGAGGCCAGCGGAGGGTCGCCGATGTCGGTTGTCGACGCCGCGAAAGCTTCCGGAATGGACATCGCCTCCCTGGGCGATGCGCTCGATCCATCGGATGTCCAGGTCGGTGACGCGGTCATCGGTGCTGTTTCCTCAGGCATCTATCTCGGCAACGATCTGGTGCTCACCGCGACGGGTCTCGTGGAGGACCTGGCCGATGTGTTGGGGGACGACGGGTTTATCTCGGCGATCCCGCTGCCGGAACTGCCAGAAGAACCGGTCGGTCCGGACGGGCAGCTGTTGCCGGACAACCCGGCTCCCGTGGTGCCCGAACGCAATGGGGTAGACGGGGATTCCATGCCCGCCATCACCGTGAACACATCAAGTGCAGAAGCCCCCCAGGATCCCCCGAACGCGCCGGCCCCGAAGTCAGATCAGCCCGCTTCGACAGCTCCGCTGCCCCCGACAGACATGTCACCTGCTGCGGCTACCGCGATGCCACCGGCACCAGCTCGAGTGAGCGATCCTGCGCCGCCGGCTCCTGCAGCCGCGCCCCTATCGGCGATCTCGTCAAATGATCAGACGACGCTGCCGCGGCAGGTTCCCTATGAGGGACACGCGCTCGGGTAG
- a CDS encoding lysozyme family protein, whose amino-acid sequence MPPLSTGTRILLPAAAAMTLGAISAGIASADDTVAAPDPSTFDVPGPEAVDQLWALPAPVPDSPPALEARAFTEPFTFEAPGAEPPVTAHGAANGAAAGPAEVDMAQIDVPPRPVVLIPDEVGSTPIPAAPEPGKSLLSGVIPVQAVSVTDPIGGTTPSRTLVLVSEEPSQHPAVPATAIDKAAVDYSAHPVAAVGDADIVAGLNAAGVAPELTPRFTAATRTIIGGESGGSTNAVNRWDSNAWGATQPDGAPHNSSRGPMQTVPGTFATYHAPGTSTAIYDPVANIAAAWRYIRVQYGVNLATGSGLDAFMARGTGRGVGY is encoded by the coding sequence ATGCCCCCGCTGTCCACCGGTACGCGGATCCTTCTTCCTGCTGCCGCCGCTATGACACTCGGCGCGATCAGCGCCGGTATCGCCAGCGCAGATGACACTGTTGCCGCTCCCGATCCGTCTACGTTCGACGTCCCGGGCCCGGAAGCCGTTGACCAGCTGTGGGCGTTGCCGGCGCCCGTACCCGACAGTCCCCCGGCGCTGGAGGCTCGCGCATTCACCGAACCTTTCACTTTCGAGGCCCCGGGCGCCGAACCGCCCGTGACGGCACACGGAGCAGCCAACGGCGCGGCCGCCGGTCCCGCCGAAGTGGACATGGCTCAGATCGACGTCCCGCCGCGTCCCGTCGTCCTTATCCCGGACGAGGTCGGCTCGACGCCGATCCCGGCGGCTCCTGAGCCAGGAAAGTCACTGCTCTCTGGCGTCATCCCAGTTCAGGCTGTCTCAGTCACTGACCCGATCGGGGGAACGACACCGTCGCGGACGCTGGTGCTCGTCTCCGAGGAACCGAGCCAGCACCCGGCTGTGCCCGCCACCGCGATCGACAAGGCCGCTGTCGACTACAGCGCCCATCCGGTTGCCGCCGTCGGCGACGCCGATATTGTCGCGGGCCTCAACGCAGCTGGGGTGGCTCCGGAGTTGACGCCACGGTTCACCGCGGCCACCCGCACCATCATCGGAGGTGAGTCCGGTGGATCGACCAACGCAGTGAACCGTTGGGATTCCAATGCCTGGGGTGCCACCCAGCCCGACGGCGCACCACACAACAGCAGCCGCGGTCCCATGCAGACCGTCCCCGGCACGTTCGCGACATATCACGCCCCCGGAACCTCGACCGCGATCTACGACCCGGTTGCCAACATCGCCGCGGCCTGGCGCTACATCCGCGTCCAGTACGGCGTGAACCTGGCCACGGGTTCCGGGCTGGACGCGTTCATGGCCCGGGGCACGGGCCGAGGCGTCGGGTACTGA
- a CDS encoding DUF3297 family protein — translation MSQDQNTDVPPNHLSIDPRSAFYDEEVLQRDVGIRFNGVEKTNVHEYNVAEGWVRVEVPTAKDRRGNPMVVKLSGTVEPYFRSAN, via the coding sequence ATGTCCCAGGATCAGAACACAGACGTCCCACCGAATCACCTCTCCATCGATCCGCGCAGCGCCTTCTATGACGAAGAGGTGCTCCAGCGCGACGTGGGTATTCGTTTCAATGGCGTCGAGAAAACCAATGTGCACGAATACAACGTGGCCGAGGGTTGGGTGCGTGTGGAAGTCCCCACCGCCAAGGATCGCCGCGGAAATCCGATGGTCGTCAAGCTCAGCGGCACGGTTGAACCTTATTTCCGCTCAGCCAATTAG